A genomic segment from Cricetulus griseus strain 17A/GY chromosome 8, alternate assembly CriGri-PICRH-1.0, whole genome shotgun sequence encodes:
- the LOC100773537 gene encoding LOW QUALITY PROTEIN: taste receptor type 2 member 104-like (The sequence of the model RefSeq protein was modified relative to this genomic sequence to represent the inferred CDS: substituted 1 base at 1 genomic stop codon), with the protein MLSAAEGILLFIATSEAVLGVLGNAFIALVNCMDYARSKKISKIGFILTGLATSRICLMXIITFDTYVKLFSIPTLTYGNLYEYVSYLWVTMNHLSVWFATSLSIFYFLKIANFSHYVFTWLKRRADRVFIILVGCLFVSLCIAIAQIVKMINDIKMQYRNVSWQVHLEVKDLFISHGIFQFGILFFFMIAVITCLLIIISLWRHNKQMQSNVSGFRDLNTEAHMKAMKVLISFTVLFILYFVGLVIEMLCFSLQEGKQLLVLGVIIVLMYPCCHSFILILANNQLKKGSLKFLQQLKCCDKGELRGT; encoded by the coding sequence ATGCTGAGtgcagcagaaggcatcctcctTTTTATTGCCACTAGTGAGGCTGTGCTGGGTGTTTTAGGGAACGCATTCATTGCACTTGTGAACTGCATGGACTATGCCAGGAGCAAGAAGATCTCTAAGATTGGCTTCATTCTCACTGGCTTGGCAACTTCCAGGATTTGCCTTATGTGAATAATAACTTTTGATACATATGTAAAGTTATTCTCTATACCTACACTTACCTATGGCAACCTGTATGAATATGTCAGTTACCTATGGGTAACTATGAATCACTTGAGTGTCTGGTTTGCTACCAGCCTCAGCATCTTCTATTTCCTGAAGATAGCAAATTTTTCTCACTATGTATTTACCTGGCTGAAGAGGAGAGCTGATAGAGTTTTTATCATTCTGGTAGGATGCCTTTTTGTCTCATTGTGTATTGCTATTGCACAGATTGTGAAGATGATTAATGATATTAAAATGCAATACAGAAATGTCTCCTGGCAGGTTCACCTGGAggtaaaggatttatttattagcCATGGCATTTTTCAATTtggcattcttttcttctttatgataGCTGTTATTACATGTCTCCTGATAATCATTTCTCTTTGGAGACACAACAAGCAGATGCAATCGAATGTCTCAGGATTCCGAGACCTCAATACAGAAGCTCATATGAAAGCCAtgaaagttttaatttcttttaccgTCCTCTTTATCTTGTATTTTGTAGGTTTGGTCATAGAAATGCTGTGCTTTTCGTTGCAAGAAGGAAAACAGCTATTAGTTCTCGGTGTGATAATTGTACTCATGTATCCATGCTGTCATTCATTTATTCTAATTCTAGCAAACAACCAGCTGAAGAAAGGTTCCTTGAAGTTTCTGCAGCAATTAAAGTGCTGTGACAAAGGAGAGCTCAGAGGCACGTAA